In Engraulis encrasicolus isolate BLACKSEA-1 chromosome 15, IST_EnEncr_1.0, whole genome shotgun sequence, the following proteins share a genomic window:
- the LOC134464773 gene encoding uncharacterized protein LOC134464773 — protein sequence MTSRKKGNEGKEDGATGGTTEMRVPTPQPAAADAAIDRLASMFQSFMEMQHARDERMERGVSAQAQQVKVLTHQVTQLQLDMESGRATPPPPPEGNATPEPPSSRDTSSSTPEPPPTVTTVTTEGRPPKMAKLEEGDNIEHYLTTFERLATAFGWRRTTWAIHLIPLLTGKARSAFVAMNPNDTTDYDRLKEAVLKKYEINAETYRHQFRALETSTSETPQELYVRLKDLFCKWTDYEKSSKENLMETLVLEQYLRVLYPDVRTWVRERNPKTAAEAATLVESYVAAHRGPRGYRYAGVLEQSSRGKSVGFGKGVGSGTANSYSHSRAPPHPPQIVLDPKEFPVIIVAKKITRALLAPCGSPNTAIYAMFPTPPLLVTPWRAETPPSLLS from the coding sequence ATGACATCCAGGAAGAAAGGTAATGAAGGCAAGGAAGATGGAGCGACAGGGGGCACCACTGAGATGAGAGTGCCCACTCCACAGCCTGCCGCAGCAGACGCCGCCATTGATCGTCTAGCGTCGATGTTCCAGTCGTTTATGGAAATGCAACACGCAAGAGATGAGCGGATGGAGAGGGGTGTATCCGCGCAAGCGCAGCAAGTCAAGGTCCTGACTCACCAAGTGACACAGCTCCAGCTGGACATGGAGTCGGGCcgagccacacccccaccaccacccgagGGCAATGCAACGCCTGAACCACCATCATCCCGGGACACTTCAAGTTCAACACCTGAACCACCACCAACAGTGACAACTGTGACCACCGAGGGGCGTCCGCCGAAGATGGCAAAGCTGGAGGAAGGTGACAACATCGAGCACTACCTCACGACCTTCGAAAGGCTAGCCACAGCTTTTGGCTGGCGAAGAACAACCTGGGCCATCCACCTCATCCCGTTGTTGACTGGAAAGGCCCGCAGTGCCTTCGTTGCCATGAACCCAAATGACACAACCGACTACGATCGCCTGAAGGAGGCAGTGTTGAAAAAGTACGAAATCAACGCTGAGACTTACAGACATCAGTTCAGAGCCCTGGAGACCAGCACATCGGAGACGCCGCAAGAACTGTACGTGCGACTGAAGGACCTGTTCTGCAAGTGGACCGATTATGAGAAGAGCAGCAAAGAGAACCTGATGGAGACGCTGGTGCTGGAACAGTATCTCCGCGTGCTTTATCCAGACGTGAGGACCTGGGTCCGGGAACGAAACCCGAAGACCGCAGCAGAGGCCGCTACGCTGGTGGAGAGCTACGTTGCTGCACACAGAGGTCCCCGAGGCTACCGCTATGCTGGAGTGCTGGAGCAGAGCAGCCGGGGTAAGTCTGTTGGGTTTGGGAAGGGAGTTGGTTCTGGTACTGCCAATAGTTATAGCCATAGTagagccccaccccaccccccacagatCGTTCTAGACCCCAAAGAATTTCCTGTTATAATTGTGGCCAAGAAAATCACAAGAGCCCTGCTTGCCCCCTGCGGAAGTCCAAATACAGCCATTTATGCTAtgttccccaccccacccctcctcgtaACACCCTGGAGAGCAGAGACCCCACCATCACTGTTGAGCTAA